The following proteins are encoded in a genomic region of Pelodictyon phaeoclathratiforme BU-1:
- the leuS gene encoding leucine--tRNA ligase translates to MRYEFSKTEAKWQAWWKEQNTFKTGDDADKPKYYVLDMFPYPSGTGLHVGHLEGYTASDITARYKRSCGYNVLHPMGWDAFGLPAEQFAIKTGTHPKTTTEENIRNFKGTLQAMGFSYDWSREINTTDPHYFKWTQWIFLKLYERGLAYMSEVDVNWCEELKTVLANEEVDEKIADGYTVVRRPLRQWVLKITAYADRLLADLDELNWPENVKQMQRNWIGRSEGVEIDFELRCHNKKLRVYTTRPDTLFGATYLVISPEHPLAEKLATAQQLVEVKNYISKAKLKTELERTGLQKEKTGVFTGSYAINPATGEPLPVWISDFVLISYGTGAIMSVPAHDSRDWEFAKQYNLPIIEVIQSPHDVQERVFEEKESICVNSANNEITLNGLPFCEAFERMASWLETKKAGERKVNYKLRDWIFSRQRYWGEPIPIKHYHDGTLRLETALPLVLPEVEAYHPSSTGESPLANIPHWLYGSDEHGSFRRETNTMPQWAGSCWYYLRFIDPENQEKLVDPEKERYWMNVDLYIGGAEHAVLHLLYARFWHKVLFDLGVVSSREPFKKLFNQGMILGEDNEKMSKSRGNVIPADHVLERYGADAVRLYEMFLGPLEQVKPWNTNGIEGISRFLSKVWRLVYGEHEESATLLSEEAMPEELLRRMHKSIKKVGEDTEQLKFNTAISEMMVFVNELQKSGCKNRSAIETLLVLLSPYAPHITEELWESIGHNYSISQAPFPSFDPKLVEESILTIAVQINGKLRGTFLAPAKSPKELLLQEAKKTESVFKFLDGQTILREIVVVDKLVNFVVKKE, encoded by the coding sequence ATGAGGTACGAATTTTCAAAAACAGAAGCAAAATGGCAGGCCTGGTGGAAAGAGCAGAACACCTTTAAAACAGGTGATGATGCTGACAAACCAAAATATTATGTTCTCGACATGTTTCCCTATCCCAGTGGCACCGGGCTCCATGTCGGACATCTTGAAGGGTACACCGCCTCAGATATCACTGCACGCTACAAAAGGAGTTGCGGCTATAATGTGCTCCACCCTATGGGATGGGATGCCTTCGGACTTCCAGCAGAACAGTTTGCCATCAAAACAGGAACCCACCCGAAAACAACCACTGAAGAGAACATCCGGAACTTCAAGGGCACTCTTCAGGCCATGGGCTTTTCCTACGACTGGTCAAGGGAGATCAACACGACCGATCCGCACTATTTCAAATGGACGCAGTGGATCTTTCTCAAACTCTATGAGAGGGGACTGGCCTATATGTCGGAAGTGGACGTCAACTGGTGCGAAGAGCTGAAAACCGTTCTGGCAAATGAAGAGGTTGATGAAAAAATTGCCGACGGCTACACGGTTGTGAGACGCCCTTTGCGCCAGTGGGTGCTGAAAATCACGGCATACGCCGATCGCCTGCTTGCCGACCTTGATGAACTCAACTGGCCGGAAAATGTCAAACAGATGCAGCGCAACTGGATTGGACGTTCTGAAGGAGTCGAAATTGATTTTGAGCTCCGCTGCCACAACAAAAAGCTGAGAGTCTACACCACAAGGCCCGACACCCTTTTCGGTGCCACCTACCTTGTCATTTCCCCTGAGCATCCGCTTGCTGAAAAGCTCGCCACGGCCCAGCAGTTAGTTGAGGTGAAAAACTATATCAGCAAGGCAAAGCTGAAAACCGAACTTGAACGCACAGGCCTTCAGAAGGAAAAAACAGGCGTTTTCACCGGCTCCTATGCCATAAACCCTGCAACAGGAGAACCTCTTCCCGTATGGATCTCCGACTTTGTCCTGATCAGTTACGGAACAGGAGCTATCATGTCAGTCCCGGCACATGACAGCCGCGACTGGGAGTTTGCCAAGCAGTACAACCTCCCCATCATCGAGGTTATCCAGAGTCCGCATGATGTTCAGGAACGCGTCTTTGAAGAGAAAGAGAGTATTTGCGTCAACTCCGCCAACAACGAAATAACACTCAACGGTCTCCCCTTTTGCGAAGCTTTCGAGCGCATGGCATCATGGCTTGAAACAAAAAAAGCGGGAGAGAGAAAGGTAAACTACAAACTCCGCGACTGGATATTCAGCCGCCAGCGATACTGGGGAGAACCAATCCCCATCAAGCATTATCATGATGGTACTCTTCGGCTGGAAACCGCTCTTCCCCTTGTTCTTCCCGAAGTTGAGGCATACCACCCCTCATCGACCGGGGAGTCTCCGCTTGCCAATATTCCACATTGGCTTTACGGAAGCGATGAGCACGGATCCTTCAGACGGGAGACCAACACCATGCCACAGTGGGCGGGAAGCTGCTGGTACTATCTCCGCTTCATTGATCCTGAAAACCAGGAAAAACTGGTCGATCCTGAAAAAGAGCGCTACTGGATGAACGTCGATCTCTATATCGGCGGCGCCGAACACGCTGTCCTTCACCTGCTCTATGCCCGATTCTGGCACAAGGTGCTCTTCGATCTCGGTGTTGTCAGTTCCAGGGAGCCATTCAAAAAACTTTTCAACCAGGGAATGATTCTTGGTGAAGACAATGAAAAGATGTCGAAATCACGCGGCAACGTCATCCCCGCCGACCACGTTCTTGAACGCTATGGAGCTGATGCTGTGCGCCTTTATGAGATGTTTTTGGGCCCCCTTGAACAGGTCAAGCCCTGGAACACCAACGGCATTGAAGGCATAAGCCGCTTTCTGTCGAAAGTGTGGCGACTGGTTTATGGGGAACATGAGGAGTCGGCGACACTGCTGTCTGAGGAAGCCATGCCGGAAGAGCTGCTCCGACGTATGCATAAGAGCATTAAAAAGGTTGGCGAGGACACGGAACAGCTCAAATTCAACACGGCTATTTCCGAAATGATGGTCTTTGTCAATGAACTGCAAAAGTCGGGATGCAAAAACCGCTCTGCAATTGAAACGCTCCTTGTGCTGCTCTCACCCTATGCACCTCACATCACGGAAGAGCTCTGGGAAAGCATCGGTCACAACTACTCAATCAGCCAGGCACCCTTCCCTTCATTTGATCCAAAACTTGTCGAAGAGAGCATTTTAACCATCGCCGTCCAGATCAACGGAAAATTGCGAGGCACCTTTCTTGCCCCGGCAAAAAGCCCGAAAGAGCTGCTTCTTCAGGAAGCAAAAAAGACAGAATCGGTATTCAAATTTCTTGACGGACAAACCATACTTCGCGAAATTGTTGTTGTAGACAAACTGGTTAATTTTGTTGTAAAAAAAGAGTGA
- a CDS encoding polyribonucleotide nucleotidyltransferase: MIINKEIDLGQGKIISIETGKMAKQADGAVVVRQGDTMVIATVVSSKKTPPPNQDYFPLQVEYREKYSAAGKFPGGFFKRESRPSEKEILSARLIDRALRPLFPDGYLYETQIIVTVISSDQINDADVLGGLAASCAIMVSDIPFQNPMSEVRVGRINGLFVVNPDINELVNSDLDICIGGTENTICMLEGEMKEISEAEMLDAIKFGHAAIRKLCALQSEIAAEVAKPIRPFTPTVIPAELTETVRVLCETRLKELAYTPLKKEERADQTAAIYHEIIESTIEHFKATCSSEEFSTDPAKALCINPHIIDEQIHMVEKRVMRHMILDDAKRLDGRALDQVRPISIELGIIPRAHGSALFTRGETQALVTITLGTKKDAQSVDNLTSSADKKFYLHYNFPPFCVGETGRLGSIGRREIGHGNLAERSIKMVAPTEEEFPYTIRIVSDILESNGSSSMASVCGGTLALMDGGVPIKKPVSGIAMGLIKEGASYAVLSDILGNEDHLGDMDFKVSGTRDGITACQMDIKIDGLDYHILETALEQARRGRLHILGEMEKAIPSTRQELANFAPKLTSIKVPVDCIGMIIGKGGETIRSITEETGAEINIDDDGTITIACSTSEGTNAALATIKNLTAKPEVGNIYIGKVRDIRDELGAFVEFLPKTDGLVHISEISSERVTKVSDHLKIGEKVRVKLVDVRKDSRTGKTRFALSIKAAEQDAPKENGAENK; the protein is encoded by the coding sequence ATGATTATTAACAAAGAAATTGATCTTGGACAAGGCAAGATTATCTCTATCGAAACCGGTAAAATGGCAAAACAGGCCGACGGAGCTGTTGTTGTTCGCCAGGGTGACACGATGGTCATTGCAACGGTTGTCTCAAGCAAAAAAACACCACCCCCCAATCAGGACTATTTTCCACTTCAGGTAGAATACCGCGAAAAGTATTCTGCCGCAGGCAAATTTCCTGGTGGTTTTTTCAAACGTGAAAGCCGCCCTTCAGAGAAAGAGATTCTTTCAGCAAGACTGATCGACCGTGCTCTCCGTCCGCTCTTTCCCGATGGCTATCTCTATGAAACACAGATTATTGTTACCGTTATCTCTTCCGACCAGATCAATGACGCTGACGTCCTCGGTGGCCTGGCTGCATCGTGCGCCATCATGGTCTCCGATATTCCCTTCCAGAATCCTATGTCTGAAGTTCGGGTAGGCAGAATCAACGGTCTCTTTGTCGTCAATCCTGACATCAATGAACTGGTAAACAGCGATCTTGATATCTGCATCGGCGGTACGGAAAACACCATCTGCATGCTTGAAGGGGAGATGAAAGAGATTTCCGAAGCAGAGATGCTCGACGCCATCAAATTCGGACACGCAGCCATCCGCAAACTCTGTGCTCTGCAGAGCGAAATCGCAGCAGAAGTGGCAAAACCAATCCGTCCCTTTACGCCAACAGTCATTCCGGCTGAGCTCACTGAAACGGTTCGGGTACTTTGCGAAACCCGCCTCAAGGAGCTCGCCTACACTCCGCTCAAAAAGGAAGAGCGCGCTGATCAGACAGCCGCCATCTACCATGAAATTATAGAGAGCACCATTGAGCACTTCAAAGCAACATGCAGCAGCGAAGAGTTCTCGACCGATCCGGCCAAGGCGCTCTGCATTAACCCGCATATCATTGACGAACAGATCCACATGGTCGAAAAACGGGTCATGCGCCACATGATTCTTGACGACGCAAAACGTCTTGACGGCAGAGCCCTCGACCAGGTACGACCAATAAGCATTGAACTGGGCATCATCCCGAGAGCCCACGGTTCGGCACTCTTCACCAGAGGAGAGACACAGGCTCTGGTAACAATTACCCTCGGCACGAAAAAAGATGCCCAGTCCGTTGACAACCTGACCAGCAGTGCCGACAAAAAATTCTATCTCCATTATAATTTCCCTCCCTTCTGTGTCGGTGAAACCGGAAGGCTCGGAAGTATCGGACGCAGGGAAATCGGACATGGCAATCTGGCAGAACGCTCCATCAAAATGGTTGCTCCGACAGAGGAAGAGTTCCCCTACACCATCCGTATCGTTTCAGACATCCTTGAATCGAACGGCTCTTCATCAATGGCATCGGTATGCGGAGGAACGCTGGCCCTGATGGATGGTGGTGTTCCGATTAAAAAGCCGGTATCAGGCATCGCCATGGGACTGATCAAGGAGGGAGCCTCATATGCAGTACTCTCTGATATTCTCGGCAATGAGGATCACCTTGGAGATATGGATTTCAAGGTATCAGGCACCCGTGATGGTATTACCGCCTGCCAGATGGATATCAAAATCGACGGTCTTGACTACCACATCCTTGAAACTGCCCTTGAGCAGGCACGCAGGGGCCGTCTTCACATCCTCGGCGAAATGGAGAAGGCTATCCCTTCAACCCGTCAGGAACTTGCCAACTTTGCACCAAAACTTACCAGCATCAAGGTGCCGGTTGACTGCATCGGCATGATTATCGGTAAAGGTGGAGAGACTATCCGCAGCATCACTGAAGAGACCGGCGCAGAAATCAATATTGATGACGATGGAACCATAACCATTGCCTGCTCGACCAGTGAGGGAACAAATGCCGCACTGGCCACCATAAAAAATCTGACGGCCAAGCCGGAAGTGGGTAATATCTATATTGGAAAGGTGCGCGACATTCGTGATGAGCTCGGCGCTTTTGTGGAATTTCTTCCCAAAACCGATGGACTGGTCCACATCTCTGAAATATCGAGTGAGAGGGTCACAAAGGTCAGCGATCACCTCAAAATCGGCGAAAAGGTGAGGGTCAAACTGGTTGATGTCCGCAAGGATTCCCGCACCGGAAAAACCCGTTTTGCCCTTTCCATAAAAGCGGCTGAACAGGATGCACCAAAAGAGAACGGCGCAGAGAACAAGTAA
- the panC gene encoding pantoate--beta-alanine ligase: protein MQIITEPRQMQAIAEKLRLNRQFIGVVMTMGALHEGHLSLIKLARQSAGTVILTIFVNPSQFGANEDLHQYPRPFEQDVALATAAEVDYLFAPEAGTIYPENHQTTLQCGALGERLEGERRPGHFNGVATIVTKLLHITKPHIAIFGEKDAQQLAVIRRMVEDLNLDVKIIAAPIIREENGLAVSSRNIYLSNTERSTAGILYQGICHAEKSIAEQKKNLSVIAAEIEQMIASTPGWRPDYVVFVDEERFEPAEIAEEGKEYRLLLAAYAGKVRLIDNGKIVA, encoded by the coding sequence ATGCAAATCATCACTGAACCCCGCCAGATGCAGGCAATCGCTGAAAAACTGCGCCTCAACCGCCAGTTCATCGGCGTTGTCATGACTATGGGTGCACTGCACGAAGGGCATCTGAGCCTTATAAAGCTTGCCCGGCAAAGCGCTGGCACCGTTATACTCACCATTTTCGTCAACCCTTCCCAATTCGGAGCGAACGAAGATCTCCATCAATACCCCAGACCATTCGAGCAGGATGTTGCCCTTGCAACAGCAGCAGAAGTCGATTACCTCTTCGCACCTGAAGCCGGAACCATCTACCCCGAAAACCATCAGACTACCCTGCAATGCGGCGCTCTCGGCGAACGACTGGAGGGAGAGCGAAGGCCTGGCCATTTCAACGGAGTGGCCACCATTGTGACAAAACTTCTGCATATCACCAAACCACACATTGCAATCTTCGGTGAAAAAGATGCACAGCAACTCGCTGTTATCCGCCGCATGGTTGAAGATCTCAATCTTGATGTCAAAATTATCGCTGCACCCATTATCAGGGAAGAAAATGGTCTGGCGGTAAGCTCAAGAAATATATACCTCTCAAACACGGAACGCAGCACGGCCGGCATTCTTTACCAGGGAATCTGTCATGCAGAAAAAAGCATCGCTGAGCAGAAAAAAAACCTTTCGGTAATTGCTGCCGAAATTGAGCAAATGATTGCCTCAACACCAGGATGGCGACCCGATTATGTTGTTTTTGTCGATGAAGAGCGGTTTGAACCGGCAGAAATTGCTGAAGAGGGAAAAGAGTATCGACTGCTGCTTGCGGCCTATGCGGGAAAAGTCCGACTTATCGATAACGGCAAGATCGTGGCATAA
- the rsmI gene encoding 16S rRNA (cytidine(1402)-2'-O)-methyltransferase, with translation MQTDHIHTGTLYVVATPLGNLEDITLRAIRILKESGAIACEDTRRASILLRHLDISAKRLISYHNYNEPAAIRQIVALLEEGTDVSLITDAGTPVISDPGYALLHELHDRGLQVIPVPGPSAVTAALSACPLPVNNFYFAGFLPHKKGRKSKLEYLAALQTTFVVYESPFRIMKLLDELSNVMADARIFIGREMTKIHEEYLTGTIEEMRQRLADGKTRGEFVVVVHPPGKKTVKPEEEDANHH, from the coding sequence TTGCAAACTGATCATATACATACAGGAACCCTCTACGTTGTTGCAACGCCTCTCGGCAATCTTGAAGACATTACCCTGAGAGCCATAAGAATCCTGAAAGAGTCCGGGGCTATCGCCTGTGAAGATACGCGCCGTGCCTCCATTCTGCTCCGCCATCTCGACATCTCTGCCAAAAGGCTCATCAGCTACCACAACTACAATGAGCCTGCAGCTATCCGTCAAATTGTCGCACTGCTTGAAGAGGGTACCGATGTCTCACTCATCACCGATGCCGGTACCCCGGTGATCAGCGATCCCGGCTATGCACTCCTGCACGAACTGCATGATCGAGGGCTTCAGGTTATTCCGGTTCCCGGACCAAGTGCAGTGACGGCAGCACTTTCAGCCTGTCCGCTGCCCGTTAACAACTTTTATTTTGCGGGGTTTCTTCCGCATAAAAAAGGGCGCAAAAGCAAGCTTGAGTACCTCGCCGCATTGCAAACCACTTTTGTGGTCTATGAATCACCCTTCAGGATCATGAAGCTCCTCGATGAGCTCAGCAACGTCATGGCGGATGCCCGGATTTTCATCGGGCGAGAGATGACCAAAATTCATGAGGAGTATCTTACCGGAACCATTGAGGAGATGCGCCAGCGCCTTGCCGACGGCAAAACGAGGGGTGAGTTTGTGGTCGTTGTCCACCCACCCGGAAAAAAAACAGTCAAACCAGAAGAAGAAGATGCAAATCATCACTGA
- a CDS encoding ABC transporter ATP-binding protein has translation MMDQRRLLSVNDLRVHFSGRKSGGLGKPLLIPVVNGVSFEVLQGETLGLVGESGCGKTTLGRALIRLGPSTVTGTIMFEGREISAISNHEFRALRKEIQMIFQDPFGSLNPRMTVGQVLEEVLLVHRIARGDAARRRIEELLDLVGLSREYRNRYPHEFSGGQRQRIGIARALAVNPKFIICDEPVSALDVSIQSQIINLLKDLQRDLGLTYLFIAHDLSVVEYISDRVAVMYLGKIVEIAESAELYANPKHPYTRALLSAIPNPEFGGKKERILLKGDLPGPMNIPSGCGFHPRCPSATAECSQKEPRLQELTSINNGHQVSCFLYE, from the coding sequence ATGATGGATCAAAGGCGGTTACTGTCGGTTAACGACCTGCGGGTGCATTTTTCCGGGCGGAAGAGTGGTGGATTGGGAAAACCTCTTTTGATACCTGTGGTTAATGGAGTCTCATTTGAGGTGTTGCAGGGAGAGACGCTTGGCCTGGTGGGTGAGTCGGGCTGCGGAAAAACGACTCTCGGGCGGGCCCTTATCCGTCTTGGACCCTCAACAGTGACTGGAACGATTATGTTTGAAGGGAGGGAGATCTCTGCCATCAGCAATCATGAGTTCCGTGCGCTTCGCAAAGAGATCCAGATGATTTTTCAGGATCCTTTCGGCTCGCTGAATCCACGCATGACGGTTGGCCAGGTACTTGAGGAGGTACTGCTGGTTCACCGCATTGCCCGGGGGGATGCTGCCCGACGCAGGATTGAGGAGTTGCTCGATCTGGTCGGTCTGAGCAGGGAGTACCGCAACCGTTATCCGCATGAGTTTTCCGGAGGGCAACGGCAGCGCATCGGTATTGCACGTGCGCTGGCAGTCAATCCGAAATTTATCATCTGTGATGAGCCTGTCTCTGCTCTTGATGTATCGATTCAGTCGCAGATCATCAATCTGCTCAAGGATCTCCAGCGGGATCTGGGGTTGACCTATCTTTTCATTGCACATGACCTGTCGGTTGTTGAATACATTTCCGACAGGGTTGCGGTCATGTATCTCGGAAAAATTGTTGAGATTGCTGAATCTGCTGAACTCTATGCCAATCCAAAGCATCCCTATACAAGAGCGCTTCTGTCGGCAATTCCCAATCCTGAATTCGGAGGAAAAAAAGAGCGGATTTTGCTGAAAGGAGATTTGCCTGGGCCCATGAATATCCCTTCAGGATGCGGTTTTCATCCGCGATGTCCCTCCGCAACGGCTGAGTGCAGCCAAAAAGAGCCCAGGCTTCAGGAACTCACTTCTATTAATAATGGACATCAGGTAAGCTGTTTTCTCTATGAATGA
- the sppA gene encoding signal peptide peptidase SppA, translating into MNDMNTPTKRRGCFRNGCLALVLLPLLIFAGLFWAHRSSQALPDRFVLVVPLSGGIDEVRNESSSLPFLPSHESLSLQELLFVLNHAVADERVREVLLDIRGIHTSPAKIAELRDAVEKVRKGGKKVTAFLRSAEDADYLLATACNSIIAERGGFLLLDGLKVESLFYTSPLGKLGVQVQAAQWKKYKSGIEPFVRTGASKEYLEQINALLDEFYDDYLGYVSKRRGMSRSSFEALINNDPLVSAKKAQTLGLVDGIASFWELQRQLTRKVSGKELARDNDVFVSGARYRSAVAWPQKGESDERIAVITMSGMIVHSAGEMGEGIDIEMLKNSLDAALEDKAVKALVVRIDSPGGDALASADMLQMLDSAAVKKPLVVSMSGVAASGGYMAALAGKTIFAQPLTITGSIGVYALKPNISGLAEKIGLGRDVVTRGQYADASTPFKPLEGQAYNKFVGASGEIYDDFVGKVAASRKMSIAAVDSVAGGRVWTGSRAMKAGLVDRMGGLFDAIHAAQQLAKMDMGKKLQIILYPEQKSWFESLLQGRSASLSDRFAAAVKQQVLHELLPQRQLTSMATFYEMLLTSGQLQMLAVMPSDIIID; encoded by the coding sequence ATGAATGATATGAACACACCAACAAAGAGGCGCGGCTGTTTTCGTAATGGCTGTCTTGCACTTGTGCTTCTTCCTCTCCTCATTTTTGCGGGACTTTTCTGGGCTCATCGCAGCTCACAGGCTCTTCCCGACCGTTTTGTGCTGGTAGTACCTCTCAGTGGCGGGATCGATGAGGTACGCAATGAGAGCAGTTCGCTCCCATTTTTGCCTTCGCATGAGTCACTCTCTCTCCAGGAACTGCTCTTTGTACTCAATCATGCCGTTGCGGACGAGCGGGTCAGGGAGGTGCTTCTTGATATCCGGGGGATACACACCTCTCCCGCCAAGATCGCTGAACTACGGGATGCTGTTGAAAAAGTCCGCAAGGGGGGGAAAAAGGTCACTGCATTTCTTCGCTCAGCCGAGGATGCCGATTATCTCCTTGCGACCGCATGTAACTCCATTATTGCCGAACGCGGCGGTTTTCTTCTTCTCGATGGGCTGAAGGTGGAGTCGCTCTTTTATACCAGCCCGCTTGGAAAACTTGGAGTTCAGGTTCAGGCTGCGCAGTGGAAAAAGTACAAGAGCGGTATTGAGCCCTTTGTCAGAACCGGGGCGAGCAAGGAGTACCTCGAACAGATCAATGCGCTGCTTGATGAGTTCTATGATGATTACCTTGGTTACGTTTCAAAGCGGCGCGGCATGAGCCGAAGCTCTTTTGAGGCGCTCATCAACAATGATCCTCTGGTGTCGGCCAAAAAAGCCCAAACGCTCGGACTGGTTGATGGCATCGCCTCCTTCTGGGAGTTGCAGCGTCAGTTGACCAGAAAAGTGTCAGGAAAGGAGCTTGCCCGTGATAACGATGTTTTTGTCAGTGGAGCCCGCTACCGTTCTGCCGTTGCCTGGCCCCAAAAAGGGGAGAGTGATGAGCGCATTGCGGTGATCACCATGTCAGGCATGATCGTTCACTCGGCAGGGGAGATGGGTGAGGGTATCGATATTGAGATGCTGAAAAATTCGCTTGATGCAGCGCTGGAGGATAAAGCGGTTAAAGCTCTTGTTGTCCGCATTGACAGTCCCGGCGGTGATGCCCTTGCCTCTGCAGATATGCTGCAGATGCTCGACTCGGCTGCTGTGAAAAAACCTCTTGTGGTCTCCATGTCGGGTGTCGCCGCTTCGGGAGGCTATATGGCTGCCCTTGCAGGGAAAACCATTTTTGCCCAGCCACTGACCATTACCGGCTCCATTGGTGTCTATGCCCTTAAGCCCAACATCAGCGGCTTGGCCGAAAAAATCGGTCTGGGTCGGGATGTTGTAACCAGAGGGCAGTATGCCGATGCCAGCACGCCCTTCAAACCGCTTGAGGGGCAGGCCTACAACAAATTTGTTGGAGCATCGGGCGAAATCTATGATGATTTTGTCGGGAAGGTTGCCGCATCAAGAAAAATGAGCATTGCCGCTGTGGACTCGGTTGCCGGGGGAAGGGTCTGGACCGGAAGCCGTGCCATGAAGGCTGGTCTGGTTGACCGTATGGGAGGACTCTTTGATGCCATTCATGCAGCACAACAGCTCGCTAAAATGGATATGGGCAAAAAGCTCCAAATCATCCTCTATCCCGAACAGAAAAGCTGGTTTGAGTCCCTTCTGCAGGGCAGGAGTGCAAGCCTCTCCGACAGGTTTGCCGCAGCCGTCAAACAACAGGTGCTGCATGAACTCCTTCCACAGAGGCAGTTGACCTCCATGGCCACCTTTTACGAAATGCTGCTGACATCAGGCCAATTGCAGATGCTCGCCGTCATGCCATCCGACATCATCATCGATTGA
- a CDS encoding YifB family Mg chelatase-like AAA ATPase, whose protein sequence is MLSTLNAAALIGIDAIKVTVEANVAGGIPSFTVVGLPDNAVRESRERILTAIRNSGFTIPPKKITVNLAPADIKKVGTAFDLPVAIGLLGSLELIGNRFEETLIMGELALDGSLRRINGALPVAIMAGKEGIKRLIVPMENAAEAAVAVSAAKSAIEVYGVESLNETVALLNGKRVFTPVTVNIAELFEGEQEYLVDFADIKGQGAAKKALEIAAAGGHNVIMIGPPGSGKTMLAKGLPGILPPLGFEEALETTKIYSVASLLEKERPLMVTRPFRSPHHTTSNIALIGGGSTAKPGEVSLAHNGILFLDELPEFSRNALEVLRQPLEEREVTVSRISVTTRYPAGFMLIAAMNPSPAGALKDPDGNLTAPPQQIQRYLSKISGPLLDRIDIHIDVPKVENSDLFAASSAESSMTIRQRVIAARKIQQERFATTTAPKIFTNAQMNSRQIKTWCQLDRESSQKLMDAMNRMNLSARAHDRILKVSRTIADLDGCQHIAMKHLIQGIQYRNLDRDFWSF, encoded by the coding sequence ATGCTTTCAACACTGAATGCGGCTGCGCTGATTGGCATTGACGCCATCAAGGTTACGGTTGAAGCCAACGTTGCAGGCGGCATTCCCTCCTTTACGGTTGTGGGATTGCCGGATAATGCGGTCAGGGAGAGCCGGGAGAGAATCCTGACGGCAATCAGAAATTCGGGATTTACCATTCCGCCAAAAAAGATCACGGTCAATCTGGCTCCTGCCGATATCAAAAAGGTGGGAACGGCTTTTGATCTTCCTGTGGCCATCGGTCTTCTTGGTTCGCTTGAGCTGATTGGTAACCGGTTTGAGGAGACGCTCATTATGGGTGAGCTGGCGCTTGATGGCTCGCTCAGGAGAATCAACGGCGCTCTTCCTGTGGCCATCATGGCAGGAAAGGAGGGAATAAAGCGGCTGATCGTGCCAATGGAAAACGCGGCGGAGGCTGCGGTGGCGGTCTCGGCTGCAAAGTCGGCCATTGAGGTCTACGGCGTTGAAAGCTTGAATGAGACCGTTGCCCTTTTAAATGGGAAGAGGGTATTCACTCCGGTGACGGTCAATATCGCGGAGCTTTTTGAGGGTGAGCAGGAATATCTGGTTGATTTTGCTGACATCAAGGGACAGGGAGCGGCAAAAAAAGCGCTTGAAATTGCAGCCGCAGGGGGCCACAACGTCATCATGATCGGACCTCCCGGCAGCGGCAAAACCATGCTGGCAAAAGGGTTGCCGGGAATTCTGCCACCCCTTGGTTTTGAAGAGGCGCTCGAAACAACAAAAATCTATTCAGTGGCCAGTCTGCTTGAAAAAGAGCGGCCACTCATGGTGACGCGCCCTTTCCGCAGTCCGCACCATACAACGAGCAATATCGCCCTGATCGGCGGTGGTTCAACGGCCAAACCGGGAGAGGTGAGCCTTGCCCACAACGGCATCCTCTTTCTCGACGAACTGCCGGAATTCAGCCGCAACGCCCTTGAAGTGCTCCGCCAGCCGCTTGAAGAGCGGGAGGTGACGGTATCAAGGATCTCTGTTACTACCCGATATCCGGCAGGCTTCATGCTGATCGCCGCCATGAACCCGAGCCCTGCAGGGGCCCTGAAAGACCCGGACGGCAATCTGACTGCCCCGCCCCAGCAGATTCAGCGCTATCTTTCAAAAATATCCGGCCCGCTGCTTGACCGCATTGATATACACATCGACGTACCAAAAGTTGAAAACAGTGACCTTTTCGCGGCATCGAGCGCTGAAAGCTCAATGACCATACGCCAGAGGGTCATCGCAGCCCGGAAGATACAGCAAGAGAGGTTTGCCACCACAACAGCGCCGAAAATCTTTACCAATGCCCAGATGAACTCCCGGCAGATCAAAACCTGGTGCCAGCTCGACCGGGAGAGTTCGCAAAAGCTGATGGATGCAATGAACCGCATGAACCTTTCAGCAAGGGCTCACGACCGTATCCTGAAAGTGAGCCGCACCATCGCCGACCTGGACGGCTGCCAGCATATTGCCATGAAACATCTCATCCAGGGCATTCAGTACCGCAATCTCGACCGCGATTTCTGGAGCTTCTGA